In one Thermosipho ferrireducens genomic region, the following are encoded:
- a CDS encoding GNAT family N-acetyltransferase, whose amino-acid sequence MLKGKLVRLRAYSKDDLEKVLEYINDSEVKKCLTPGIPFPFRKEDEEKWYQNLNPFSEKSYSFAIETLSDGEYIGGCGINNVYWKNSVATVGIFLGKPFWNKGYGTDAMRVLVNFIFNEMNINKVRLDVYSFNKRAIKSYEKVGFKVEGILREEIFREGKYHDIFVMGILRNEWKKINKA is encoded by the coding sequence ATGTTAAAAGGTAAACTTGTAAGGTTAAGAGCATATAGTAAGGATGATCTGGAAAAAGTTTTGGAGTATATTAACGATTCTGAAGTGAAAAAGTGTTTGACGCCTGGTATTCCTTTTCCTTTTAGAAAAGAAGATGAAGAAAAATGGTATCAAAATCTTAATCCTTTTAGCGAGAAGTCGTATTCATTTGCAATAGAAACTTTGAGTGATGGGGAATACATAGGTGGGTGTGGAATTAATAATGTTTATTGGAAAAATTCTGTAGCAACTGTAGGCATTTTCCTTGGAAAACCATTCTGGAACAAAGGTTATGGAACAGATGCAATGAGAGTACTTGTAAATTTTATTTTCAATGAAATGAATATAAACAAAGTCAGACTTGATGTTTACAGTTTTAACAAAAGAGCAATAAAGTCATACGAAAAAGTTGGGTTTAAAGTAGAAGGTATTTTGAGGGAAGAAATTTTTCGTGAAGGTAAATATCATGATATATTCGTTATGGGAATTTTGAGAAATGAATGGAAGAAAATTAACAAAGCTTGA
- a CDS encoding DUF302 domain-containing protein — protein sequence MKYAILKETEYGFDEAIAKITDSLKKEGFGILTRIDIDEKFKEKLGIDFKKYAILGACNPQNAYKALTEEETIGLLLPCNIVVYEKGDKTVVAAIKPTAAMMVSDNAKVAEIAKEIEKKLETAVENV from the coding sequence ATGAAATACGCAATCTTAAAAGAAACTGAGTACGGATTCGACGAAGCTATTGCAAAAATTACAGACTCATTGAAAAAAGAAGGTTTTGGTATTTTAACCCGCATAGATATTGATGAAAAGTTTAAAGAAAAACTTGGAATTGACTTTAAAAAATATGCAATTCTTGGCGCGTGTAATCCACAAAATGCATATAAGGCTCTTACCGAAGAAGAAACTATTGGATTGCTTTTGCCCTGTAATATTGTAGTATATGAAAAAGGTGATAAAACAGTTGTGGCTGCGATAAAACCGACAGCTGCAATGATGGTAAGTGATAATGCAAAGGTGGCTGAAATAGCAAAAGAAATTGAGAAAAAACTTGAAACTGCTGTTGAAAATGTTTAA
- the lpdA gene encoding dihydrolipoyl dehydrogenase: protein MYDAIIIGGGPGGYVSAIRLSQLGKKVALIEKSLIGGTCTNVGCIPTKAILTAAHLYTDIKEKAKKFGINVENVGFDLSGIMKHMSKSVTMSRKGIEYLLKKNNVDLYYGKAIIKDTTHVLIENENRIIEGRNIVLAHGSIPTIFPPFDTVPNIWTSDDVFKMTELPESIAIIGGGVIGIEFATFFSALGVNVTIVEIAEHILPYEDKDVSEEIKKALKKNKVKILEKTKVEKISFNNNEYVLKTTGENKEETITAKKVLVAVGRKPNIPDDVKALGLKIERGIVTDKTLKTSIDNIYAIGDIRGQIMLAHVAMYEGIVAAHNIAGDKKEMDYTAVPSIIFSNPEVASVGLKEKDVVNQEEIKIFKFPVSANGRARTMEERIGFAKVIAHKETGKILGLTIVSPSATDMIMEGVIAIKYGLTAEQLADSIHPHPTLTETLLGAFEGIENLAIHI from the coding sequence GTGTACGATGCAATAATTATCGGTGGAGGTCCTGGAGGTTATGTGAGCGCTATAAGACTTTCCCAGCTTGGTAAAAAAGTCGCCTTAATAGAAAAAAGTCTTATTGGAGGAACGTGCACAAATGTAGGGTGTATACCCACAAAAGCTATTTTAACAGCTGCTCATTTGTACACAGATATAAAAGAAAAAGCAAAGAAATTTGGTATAAATGTTGAGAATGTAGGTTTCGACCTCTCCGGAATCATGAAACACATGTCAAAATCCGTTACTATGTCCAGAAAGGGAATAGAATATTTATTAAAAAAGAATAACGTGGATCTGTATTATGGAAAAGCTATCATAAAAGATACCACACACGTTTTAATCGAAAATGAAAATAGAATTATTGAAGGAAGAAATATAGTGCTTGCTCATGGTTCCATTCCAACAATTTTTCCTCCTTTTGACACTGTTCCCAACATATGGACAAGTGATGATGTGTTTAAAATGACTGAACTCCCCGAAAGTATAGCTATAATCGGAGGAGGCGTCATAGGTATTGAGTTTGCGACATTTTTCTCTGCCCTTGGAGTTAATGTAACCATAGTTGAAATTGCAGAACATATTTTACCTTACGAAGACAAGGACGTATCAGAAGAAATAAAAAAGGCTCTCAAAAAAAATAAAGTAAAAATACTCGAGAAAACAAAAGTTGAAAAAATAAGCTTCAACAACAACGAGTATGTTTTAAAAACAACAGGTGAGAATAAAGAGGAAACTATCACAGCTAAAAAAGTATTGGTCGCTGTAGGTAGAAAACCAAACATACCTGATGATGTTAAAGCGTTAGGTCTTAAAATAGAAAGAGGTATTGTAACAGACAAAACATTGAAAACAAGCATAGATAATATTTATGCTATAGGCGATATAAGAGGACAGATCATGCTTGCACACGTTGCTATGTATGAAGGAATAGTTGCAGCACATAATATAGCTGGCGATAAGAAAGAAATGGATTACACAGCAGTACCATCTATAATCTTTTCAAATCCAGAAGTAGCTTCTGTGGGTTTAAAGGAAAAAGATGTTGTAAACCAGGAAGAAATAAAAATATTTAAATTCCCCGTCTCAGCAAACGGACGTGCAAGAACAATGGAAGAACGGATCGGCTTTGCAAAAGTAATAGCTCATAAAGAAACGGGGAAAATTCTTGGATTAACCATAGTTTCTCCATCTGCAACAGATATGATAATGGAAGGCGTTATAGCTATAAAATATGGATTAACGGCTGAACAGTTAGCTGATTCCATACATCCTCACCCGACATTAACTGAAACCTTGTTAGGAGCTTTTGAGGGAATCGAAAATCTCGCAATACATATTTGA